CCGGTTACACCTCTATCGCCATCGGCGCGGCCAAAACCATGGGCATCGATCTGATGCAGAATTTCAACCGGCCATTCTTTTCCACGTCCTCCGCCCAATTCTGGAGGCGGTGGCATATTTCCTTTATGCGCTGGATGATGGATTACCTCTACCGGCCACTGGTCAAGAACCTGGGGTGGCCCCGTATTGCCGCCGTTCTCCTGGTCTTTTTCTTCAACGGCCTGTGGCACGGCGCCAGCTGGTCATTTGTGATGTGGAGTATGCTGAACGCGCTCTTCCTGGTGGTGGAATTAGGTACGGCCCGGTGGCGGACCCGGCTGTTCCGGTCCCTGGGATTGCCTCGCAAGGCCATCTCTGCTGCCGGCTACGTTGCCGTGATGGGCTATATGATGCTCACCCTGGTCTTTTTCCGGGCCCCTTCCCTGGAAGAAGCATTTATCTATTTCGGGCAAATGCTCCGGGTAACCAACTGGCATGTGAATATCCTGGGGAATTACTTTGAGTTCTTTTTGAGCTTTACGCTGATCCTCTTTGCGCAGACGGTGCATTTCTTTAAGGGAAACAGCCGGATCTACGAATTGATTGAGAACAAGCCGGTGTATCGGAGGTGGGGCATCTATCTGGGCTATATTCTGGTCATTACGCTCTTTGCGATTAACAGGCAGAATTCCTTTATCTATTTTCAATTCTAGGCAGCATGATCCGATTTCTTGGTAAGTTATTGCTATTCAGTTTTGTGTTGTCTGCAACATACCTGCTACTGGTCCATAAATTGTCGCAGGGTTATGTGGATATGTATTACCCCAAATTTACTCAACCGGGCGGAAGCCTGGTCCTCGGACTGTCCCGCGCAGACCAGGGCATAGACCCCTCCCTCCTCCGGGAGGAGCTCAGGCCGGCTGACTTTGCAGCCCCTTTTGTAAACTTCGCGTCCAACCAATCCTATTACGGGGAGGTCTACCTGAAGGCCATTCGGAAGAAGGTGCCCGCCAATGTGAAAAACGGGCTGTTTATCCTGTCCGTGACGCCGGGATCATTTACCGCTCCCAAAAAGGCGGGAGATCGGGAGCTGGTCAAAATGGATGAGCACACCATCATGGGCAAGACCGGGAACTTCACAACCCAACCCAATTACGACTACATTATGAACTGCTATGGGCAGGCGCTCTACAACTCCCTGCACACGCTCACAGCCTGGAAAAACCTGACAACCCATGAAGACGGGTGGAATGAAGTCCGCATGCAAAGCGGGGAGCAGGAGATCACAAAAAAGGATATCGCTTTCTGGAAAGCCCAGAACCTCAGTTTTTACAACCGGAAAATCCGGACGGAAGCCGTCCGGGATCACCGAAAGGAATATCTGGAGAAAACCATCGAATACCTCAAAGGCCATGGGAATGTGCTCCTGGTGCGGCTACCGGCCGATCCGGATATCATCGAACTGGAAAACCAGACGTGGAACGGATTTGACGGGCACATGGATTGTATTGCCGGGCTGCATGGCATTCCCTATCTGAATTATTCGAAGGGTTTTGACGGGATGGAAACCTATGACGGCTCCCACCTGGCTTCTGAAAGCGCCAGGGAATTCACCCGGATGCTGGCCGCCGATATCCGGGAAATCGTGACAGATCAACAACTGGCAACAAAGACACCTTGAAATTTATTCCAAACATGTCGGTGAACACCAATCCGTTTTTGACGTCTACATACACCCATGTCTGGCTTTCCCATTTTCACAAGGGGGAGCAGGTATTTGATTTTGGGTTTATCAGGGGCCTGAAATTCGTCAAAAAGCCCGGGAAGCCCTTGTATGTCAATTGTTGCGGCCGGGATAGTAAAGCCATGGCATACCGGTTGGAAAACCACGGCGTACAGCAACCCCGCCGGAAGGTGTTCCTGATTTACGATGTCCCTTCCAATTGGCCGTCACCAGAGGCCTCCGGCAAACTGCGTTTGAAAAAATCGAGGCAGTACCCGGGCTTCCTATGCAACCTGGAAAAATACGAAAGCCTGGACCAGTACATGGCCGCGCATCTGAGCGGGAAAACGCGGAATAAGTTCCGGAGATACCGCAGGAAACTCGAAGCGGATTTCGATATTTCCTACCAAACGCATACCGGGCCCATGGAGCGGGCGGATTTTGATTTGCTTTTTGACCGCTTCCACGCGCTGCTCCGGAAGCGATTCGAGCAGAAACAAACGGTAAACAACAATCTTTTTGAACACGAATGGCGCTTTTACAAGGATGCCGCCTTTGCGATGCTGAACGACAACCATGCGGCCCTGTCGGTGGTTTATGACAAGGACCAACCCATTGCGTTTTCACTCTTGTTACTGAAGGGCCCCCACGCCTATGATACGCTTCGGACTTTTGACATTGCCTATGCCAGCTACCGATTGGGGACGGTCAGCATAATGGCCCTACTGGAATGGTGTTTCAGGAACGGGATAGATAAGCTGGATTTTGCCAAGGGATATTTTTCGTACAAAGCGCAGTGGGCCAATGAGGCCTACCATTACGATTACCACATCCTGTACGATCCGCATTCGCTGTATTGCCGGTTGTGGGCGGGATATCTTAGAGTGTACTATTCCCTGAAGCAATGGCTCAGGGACCGGCGGGTGAATGAAAAGTTCCACCGGGTTGCGTTTGGAATGAAAAAAATAATTGCATTCGCATCTCCGTAATAATCCAAAAATGACCGGGACTGCAAGCACATATGGCGAATTAGGTAAGGCAAAGTTGGTTTTTGACCTCTATTTGCGCAGGTGTGTGGTTCCCCTATTCAACCCTTGCGTACGCAATACGCTGCTGGATGCGCAATGGCATTTCACCGCCAAACCGGATTCCGCGGCAGCAGACAGGGTAGTGGTAGTCAAAGACATTCCGGACTACCTGGCGTTGGAGGCAAATCCGGCCTGGGAGAAATTCAAACACCTCGAAGTTAGGCAATATGGCGGAATGCTCATTGCCCTAAACAGGTACAGGGACCTGGAAGATTACCTGAACAACCAACTCAGCAAACGGAACCGCAAGAATCTTCGCGCCAAGCTAAACAAGCTGAATCGGGATTACCCCATTTCCTTTGCCACGTATCACGGTGCCATCCCCCGGGAGGTACACAGACGGTTATTCGATGCATTCCGCCAGCTCCTGGCCCAGCGGTTTCAGCAGAAGGGAATGGCCAACCGGGATCTTGAACGATGGAGTTTTATCGAGGACACCAGCCTTCGGATGATCCGTTCCGGAGATGCTTCGCTATTTGTGATTTTTTCAGCCAACCAGCCGATTGCCCTGACGCTTAACTTTCATGTCGGGTCGATGATCTATAGCCATATGCAGACCTACGACATTGCCTATTCCTCCTATAACCTGGGGGATATAGCCATGTTCAAGCAACTGGAGTGGTGTTATAACAACCAAATTGCAGCCTATGACTTCCTGATAGGGGAGTCTTATTATAAATCCAAATGGGCCGATTTCCCCTACCGATACGCCTATCGAATTTATTACCGGAAAGGAGATTGGTTCGGAATGGGAAAAGCGCGTCTGTTACAGCACTTTTACCAGGTGAAACAGTTTCTGAGGGATCGCGGGATTGCCGGAAAAATAATTTCGAGAGACCGTTGGCGGTATAAAAGACAGCGCAATGATTAGAATTGATTTTATAGACGATTTCCTGGAGCATCGGGAGGCTTTGCCCTACATCGTGGGGTTGGAAAATGCGTTTACGGAATTGAAGGAGGAATTGCGGTGGGAGAAGAACCCGGGAAGCCGGGCAGGGGGCTATTTGCTTTCCGACCTGCCCGGATATTTCAGGCTTGAAACCCCTTCGGATATCCGGACTGTGTCTATCGATTCCTATAAGGGGTCCTATATCCGGTTGTCCGATTATCGCGACTTTGACGAATATTACCGCCGCAAAGTCAGCAGCAAACGCCGCGCAACCCTCAAGAGCCATGAAAGGCGCCTGAGGCATTGCCTGCAGGTCCGGCATGAGATATTCTTCGGCTCCATTTCCAAGGCGGACTACGACGCGCTATTTGCCGCATTCCGGGAAATGCTGGAAAGGCGGTTCGACCAGAAGCAGGCGTACAATTCGGATCTCAGGAACTGGGAACGGTACAGGGAATCCTTTTACCCGCTGATCCTGAAGAAGCAGGCGTGTATCTCGGTCCTATGGCACGAAGACCAGCCGATTAGCTTCAGTGTGAACCTGGTCCATTCCCAGGTGATTTACGGCTACCTGAAGTCCTTCGACACCGATTACTCCAGGTTTTCATTGGGATTCCTTGAGTTTAACCTGCTGCTGAAATGGGCATTTGATAACGGGATTAAGCTCTTCGATCTCCTCAAAGGGCAGTATGAATATAAAAACAAGCTCACCGACGGGGTATATTATTTCAAGCGAACCGTGATCTTTCCCAAAAAATCACTCCCCGGTGTATTGCGGGCCTGGTTTACCGCGATGCAGATTAAAACGGTTTATGCTGCTGTCCGGTTCCTCAAGCGTTTTGGCGTCCATGTTGTGGTCCATAAATTTATATCCTATAAGGAGAAAATCCTCAGCAGAAGCACCTCTAACCGGCACCGGGAGTCCTATGTCATCCGGCCTGTTGAACAGGACTGGAAACCCGCTGATCTCCTTCCGGCGGATCTCCTTCCGGCCGATCACCTTCCGGTGGAATCGTTGCATACAGACCACCGGTTCCTGCGCAAGCCTGTACTCGAATTCCTGTTCCGGAATAAGGAAAAATTTCGGGAGGTCACCATTAGCAGGATGAATGACGAGGGGCGTAACTTCCTGATAAAGGGAGAGAAAGCCTCCGCGATTATCACCTTTAATTAAATCCCAGGCCCGATGGAAAGAGAAATATTCCTGAAAGATTTCCTGGAACAAAAAGACCCCTGGTTTGCCACCCGGCCTGCCAACCGATCCCTCCTCAGGTTCGACGGGGCGCGTTTTAAAAGCAAGGAGGAAACCCTGCTCATCAGGGATATTCCCGGGTATTTCGAAATTGACCGGACAAGCCTTCCCGGGAAGGTCGCGCTTGCAACCGTCACCACCCACCAGGGGTTCTACGTAGATTTAGCCCGCTACGGGGATTCCGAAACGTATTTTCAGGAGGCGATCGGGTCCAGGAGCCGCTCCAACCTGAGAAGATACAGGAACCGGCTGGAAACCTGTTTTGACATTGCATACCGGGATTACTTCGGCGCTATTGAATTGGACGAGTACAACCGGCTTTTTGAGGTGTTGGAGGGGTTGCTGGTCCGGAGGTTCCGGGAGAAGGGGGAGGAGAACTATGAGTTGCAGCATCTGGGTCATTTCCAGGCCGTGCTGCGCGATATGATCCTCGATAAAAAGGCCCATCTGTTTGTGATCTATCACGGCCATAAGCCCATCAGTATCCGCATCAATATGTTCAGGGACGAGATGGCGTATTACATAATCAGCGGATACGACATCGACTATTCAAAATTTCACCTGGGTTTCATAGACATGGCCATGAGCATACAGTGGATGTTCGCGAATGGTTTTGACAGGTACGACCTGCTGAAAGGGTACGGATACTATAAGAAGAAATGGACCCGGGACAGCTATTTTTGCCGGGATTGCTATATCTATGATCGCTCCAGACCTGTCGCCTGGGGCGTAACCCGCATGTCCGTACTTAAGTCCCGCATCCGGTACGGGCTGTACCGCTGGCTGAAGAACCGCCCGGCCGGGAAGCTTGTGAAATCGCTTCGCAAGACAATTGCGGGGCCCCGAAATGCCGGAGGGGCCGCTTCCAGGGTAATCGAAGGGGGTCCGGCTGAAATCCAACCTGAGAAACTGGGCCTGGAAATCGATATTGAGAACCAGCCGGAATACCGGGTCTTGAGACAGCCGGTTTATCGCTTCTTGTTTTACTCCCGGGAAGCCTACAGAGATCTCCGGGTATACGCGCATAAAGAGCGGGACGATCTGTTTTTTATCCGGGGCAGAAATAAGAGCCAGACCCTAGTCGTTCAACACTAACCGACCCAGGCAACCATGGAAGTGTATAAATTCTTTTTGGATATCCTGTTCCGGGCCGATAGCCGGCAACGCTACTTTGACAGCGTGCTGAATACTTTTACCGGGGAAACCGTCTACGAGGAAGCCGCGAACCCGGAAGAGGCGCCGATGAGACAAGGCGCCACCTTTGTGGACGTGCCCGATTACCTTTCCCCTCGCTATACGGGGGGCGATAATTCCCTGCGAATCCTCAAAGTGCCCTTGTATGAAGGGTATCTGGTGGATCTCACAAGGTTTGGGGATGTGGAGGACTACCTGAGGAACCACGTAGGGAAGGCGCGATACTCTCAACTCCGACGGTATAAAAAGCGACTGGATCTCTGTATTTCGCCCAGATACGTGGCCTATTACGGCGAAATGGACGAGCGGGAATACCGGTTTGTCTTTGAATGCCTCAGGGAGTTTACCGAAAAGCGGTTCCGGCAGAAGGAAGAGATCAACTACGAGCTTCCCTTCCTGGCGTATTACGAAGAAGTCATGTATCGGATGATCCTTGAAAAAAAGGCGCTGTTGTTTGTTATCTACGACGGCAAGAAACCGATCAATATCACCCTGAATTTTATTTTTGGCGACCTGATGCTGCACTGGAATAGCTGTTTTGACATCGACTACGGAGTATTCAACGTGGGCCATATCAATACCATGGAACATTTCCGCTGGTGTTTCAAAAACAATATTTGCGTATTCGATATGGGGCGCGGCAATTTCTGGCATAAGCAGCGGCTGATCAACCACACCTACCGCTACCAACAGCACATTGTCTGCAAGCGGACCTTCCTGTCGGTTTCCAGGGCTGTTCTTTATGCGGCCCGGCCCTATTTGAGGTATTACCTGATTCGCGGGCTGAAAAAGGTCAACGCTCAGAAACTGTACGGTTACTATGCAAAATACCGGTTCAGGAGCCGACAGCGGGACGGCCATTCCCCAGCAGTTTCCGAAAGTACAGAATATACATGGAGCGATGCAGCCGGGGCGGTGCCTCCGACGGAATGCCTTCGGGCCGTCTTCCCGGGGGAGGAGGGGTATGCCCGTCTCCGGGGTCCCTTCAACCAGTTCCTGCATCGGGAGAAAATTTCACAAACCGGGGTGCAGGTATTTGAGCAAGCAGGTTCCGAAGACAGTTTTATTATCCGTACCCCCGATAAAACCCTGCAATTATCCTTCAATCAAAAAATCGCTTAGGGATTATGGTCAGAACGCCAATCGGTTTGTTGCTAACGCTTTTCCGCGAATGCCGGATCCCGGATAAATTTTCCCATGTGGGGAAATTCGGGGAGGTGCCCATCGATGCCCAAAGCGAACTGGACCAACTCCCATGCCCGCCCGGGCAGG
This genomic window from Robiginitalea biformata HTCC2501 contains:
- a CDS encoding GNAT family N-acetyltransferase; the encoded protein is MSVNTNPFLTSTYTHVWLSHFHKGEQVFDFGFIRGLKFVKKPGKPLYVNCCGRDSKAMAYRLENHGVQQPRRKVFLIYDVPSNWPSPEASGKLRLKKSRQYPGFLCNLEKYESLDQYMAAHLSGKTRNKFRRYRRKLEADFDISYQTHTGPMERADFDLLFDRFHALLRKRFEQKQTVNNNLFEHEWRFYKDAAFAMLNDNHAALSVVYDKDQPIAFSLLLLKGPHAYDTLRTFDIAYASYRLGTVSIMALLEWCFRNGIDKLDFAKGYFSYKAQWANEAYHYDYHILYDPHSLYCRLWAGYLRVYYSLKQWLRDRRVNEKFHRVAFGMKKIIAFASP
- a CDS encoding GNAT family N-acetyltransferase, whose translation is MTGTASTYGELGKAKLVFDLYLRRCVVPLFNPCVRNTLLDAQWHFTAKPDSAAADRVVVVKDIPDYLALEANPAWEKFKHLEVRQYGGMLIALNRYRDLEDYLNNQLSKRNRKNLRAKLNKLNRDYPISFATYHGAIPREVHRRLFDAFRQLLAQRFQQKGMANRDLERWSFIEDTSLRMIRSGDASLFVIFSANQPIALTLNFHVGSMIYSHMQTYDIAYSSYNLGDIAMFKQLEWCYNNQIAAYDFLIGESYYKSKWADFPYRYAYRIYYRKGDWFGMGKARLLQHFYQVKQFLRDRGIAGKIISRDRWRYKRQRND
- a CDS encoding GNAT family N-acetyltransferase, yielding MIRIDFIDDFLEHREALPYIVGLENAFTELKEELRWEKNPGSRAGGYLLSDLPGYFRLETPSDIRTVSIDSYKGSYIRLSDYRDFDEYYRRKVSSKRRATLKSHERRLRHCLQVRHEIFFGSISKADYDALFAAFREMLERRFDQKQAYNSDLRNWERYRESFYPLILKKQACISVLWHEDQPISFSVNLVHSQVIYGYLKSFDTDYSRFSLGFLEFNLLLKWAFDNGIKLFDLLKGQYEYKNKLTDGVYYFKRTVIFPKKSLPGVLRAWFTAMQIKTVYAAVRFLKRFGVHVVVHKFISYKEKILSRSTSNRHRESYVIRPVEQDWKPADLLPADLLPADHLPVESLHTDHRFLRKPVLEFLFRNKEKFREVTISRMNDEGRNFLIKGEKASAIITFN
- a CDS encoding GNAT family N-acetyltransferase, coding for MEREIFLKDFLEQKDPWFATRPANRSLLRFDGARFKSKEETLLIRDIPGYFEIDRTSLPGKVALATVTTHQGFYVDLARYGDSETYFQEAIGSRSRSNLRRYRNRLETCFDIAYRDYFGAIELDEYNRLFEVLEGLLVRRFREKGEENYELQHLGHFQAVLRDMILDKKAHLFVIYHGHKPISIRINMFRDEMAYYIISGYDIDYSKFHLGFIDMAMSIQWMFANGFDRYDLLKGYGYYKKKWTRDSYFCRDCYIYDRSRPVAWGVTRMSVLKSRIRYGLYRWLKNRPAGKLVKSLRKTIAGPRNAGGAASRVIEGGPAEIQPEKLGLEIDIENQPEYRVLRQPVYRFLFYSREAYRDLRVYAHKERDDLFFIRGRNKSQTLVVQH
- a CDS encoding GNAT family N-acetyltransferase, which gives rise to MEVYKFFLDILFRADSRQRYFDSVLNTFTGETVYEEAANPEEAPMRQGATFVDVPDYLSPRYTGGDNSLRILKVPLYEGYLVDLTRFGDVEDYLRNHVGKARYSQLRRYKKRLDLCISPRYVAYYGEMDEREYRFVFECLREFTEKRFRQKEEINYELPFLAYYEEVMYRMILEKKALLFVIYDGKKPINITLNFIFGDLMLHWNSCFDIDYGVFNVGHINTMEHFRWCFKNNICVFDMGRGNFWHKQRLINHTYRYQQHIVCKRTFLSVSRAVLYAARPYLRYYLIRGLKKVNAQKLYGYYAKYRFRSRQRDGHSPAVSESTEYTWSDAAGAVPPTECLRAVFPGEEGYARLRGPFNQFLHREKISQTGVQVFEQAGSEDSFIIRTPDKTLQLSFNQKIA